Genomic segment of Strigops habroptila isolate Jane chromosome 12, bStrHab1.2.pri, whole genome shotgun sequence:
AACACTCTGCTGAAGACTCGAGTTACTCATTTATGGTATCTCAAGCTCCTGTATTTCAGAAGTGCCCTCAGAGGGAGCTAGTCCTGCAATCTCCACACCCAGTGGGCTCCCCTCTGTAAGTGTGTTGTCAGGTTtacaggcagcagcaacaaacaTTGCTGAGCTCTTCCATTGTGATGTGCCAGGCAGGTCTGAGGCTGCTTCCCTCCTGGGCAGGCCTGAGccaggaagggagcagaggcagggggGGAGGTGGAACGTGTGCTTTTTGCAGGCCTTTCCTGTTCTGCAGGATATCCTGAGGCCCCTGTAAGCAGATGGATGATACGAGCCAACTGCTCTGCAGGAGCTTGGAGCACTTGCAGCTCATCTGGCTGGTAAAGGCTGCATGGagctgctccttcctgctcatCCAGGGTCCTGTTCTGTCCTGGACTTCATCCCTTCCACcctccctgccagcacagctcgCCTGCAAGCACCCGCTTTGCTCTCACAGCTCTCTTGTCGATGGATTGAGCGGCCTGTCTGTAGGCCATGAAGCACAAGGAACTGAACAGGCTCTTTGCTGACTTCTCTGACAGCTGAGGCTGTTCAAGACCCTGCACGGTACAGCCTTGGCTACAGGACTgcatcctgctccagcaccaccTGGCCTGACATCTTCCTTGCAGGGCATCTGTGCAGCCAGATCCTCTTGCTCTTGCAAACGCTGTTCCAAAATGGCTCAGTCTGCGCTTCTCCTCCAAGCACTGAGGGAAAAGTTAACTCGAGGACATTCCAGGCCTCACCACCACCTTCAGACTCTGAGCATCCCTCTGTTTCTATTGCTAACGCTTCTGTGCAAGAGGAAGCTAAAACGCCTGAAGAATTAATCATTGTTTGAAGTCTCCAAGAGAATCTGTCTTCTGCTAAGAGGTGGCTTGTGTTCTATGGCTGCTGAAATGttacagcaggaaaagctggaggaggagggagaggtgcCTTTTTTTGAGCATGTAAAGCAAAGAATAATTAGTACAAATAAcaaatgctgcagcagtgaCTCACTGTGTGAGTCAGAGGAAGTCATTCCCTCAGTCCTGTGCTGTGGCACAGCACTGGAGTTTAATTTGTGACCCTCGTGCATGCTGCCATTCGCTGACCTGCTGTGCGATTGAAGGGGCTTCAAACCAGTGTTCCCACTGAGTGAGCCCCAGGGCGTGCTGGCgctgcagcagcttttgggaATGCCTCTGGAGGAGGCAGCTTCCTGCACTCTCTATGGCTCCGCAGCAGGCTCCAGTGGCCACTTGCTGGATCCATCCCGGAGGCAGAGTCCCACCTCGATGGGCTCAGAGGGTCTTAGTCTGCTCTTCGCACCAGTCTCCCGTGCAGTGAGGCTGGCATTAGTCTTGGACTGCTCTTCACCAGAAGACCACTTATCCTTGGGCTTTCTTTCCTGCCTCCCCTTGCCTTGTGCTCGCTGGCTCTTAAATTCCCTTCTCCTTGGAGCCAGACTCTCAGCAGGATGCATCTGTGGAGCCTCAGGGGCTCCTGGCAGTGACAGTCTGCGGGGATGGTGACGGGGAGTGAAGTGGGAATTCCTTTGCATACTGTGCTGGGTCTGATTCCTTGATGCTCTTGGATTCGGCAGGGATAGCCCTGCTCTgtagggaaagggaaaagaccTGTGTGGAGATGAAAAACTTGCTGATTCCCAAAGGGTGCCCCTTTGGAAGAGTTTCTTGGTGTGTTGTAATGGGAATTCTGGAGTGTTTTGATGAATGCTTAGAAAAAAGGATCAGGAGAGGTTTCTTGAGagcctgtgctggtggtggaggGCCGCAGAGGTGAGCAGTGTTGTGAAGCTCTGTGTCCCCTTGCTCCCTGCAGGACGGCCGTACCGTGGAAAACCCAGTGACATGTGGGCTTTGGGTGTGGTGCTCTTCACCATGCTCTATGGCCAGTTCCCCTTCTACGACAGCATACCTCAGGAGCTCTTCCGCAAAATCAAGGCTGCCGAGTACAACATCCCTGAGTGAGTAGAGCCTGGCCCGGGGGGGCCCTTCTCCTGGTGCCGGTGTGGGACGTGCTGTGGGGCTGActggggcagccagagctggagGGGGGGGACTTCACTCAAAGCCCCTGAGGGTCACAGCAGTGATGAGAACTGCATGAAGCAGACACCAAGGAGCCTGGGACATCTTGTGCGATGGTGCGGGGAGAGGGAATGAACCTCCTGCTTAATTCTGGGGTCTGTGGGTCAGGGTGATGGAGGCGCTTTTACCTGGGCTCTCAGCAtgtccatgctgctgctgcctctgcccaccTGGAGCACTCGGGCTCACCACGTGTTCTGTCCCACAGGGATGGACGGGTCTCAGAAAACACTGTGTGCTTGATCCGAAAACTGCTGGTCTTGGATCCACAGCAGCGTCTGACAGCTTCTGAAGTGCTGGAGTCCCTCAGCTCCATCATAGCATCGTGGTATGTGCAagaggagagaggcaggaaCATGGTGTCTCTGGCCACAGGCTGTGTTGTTCCAGCTGTGGCCAGCAGACTGCTGCCAAGCAGGACACCAGAGGAAAGTCTGAGAACTGCAGAAGAAGTCTTTAGATGTTGTGTCTCAACCACTGGTGTCTGGAGTGGCCTGTGCAAATGCTTGCCATTGTGGCCAAGGCCGGGGTCTGGAAAGCAGTAACACTACAGAGCAGTACTGGGGTACAGGAGGGCCTTTGCTGCTGGgcccccctcctgctccccagatttgatttttaaaggaagtgtAATGGTCAGGAATAACTTCCATGTAGAAACATGCAGCCAAACGCACACACCTCCTGCAAGCTTGTAATTAGTCCTGTGTTCTCTGCTAAGTGAAAGCAGGCACGAGGTATCAAgaggggaagagcaggagatgCCATTACAGGTGGGAACACTACACATGCAGGGTGAGGGATGCTTTTGAGGGTAAATCTGACTCCAGGACTGGCATGGCCCAACTGGGATGACATTCCAGTAGCACACTACAGCATAAATCGATCGTGGTGGTGTTTGCTCGGTGCAGCTCCCTCTTGCCAGCCCTGTGACCTTCTGTCTGTGCTGCACAGCATGCCCAGGCAAAGTCCTTGTGCTGCCTGTTGAGTCAGCAGGGGAAGGCTGTGATTTTTGGAGCTGTGGCTGTTTTCTCTCCTACCTATGCAAGAGTTAGAGTTCCACATCCTGTTTAAAATAGTAAAAGGGTGGGGGAGGCAGCTCTGGGGATTATAATATGATTTTATACCAGGGAAATTGAAGTTTGGATAGCACCCTTTAGGAGCAGTAGCTGGTGtggcagccaggcagggctgtgccacaTCTGGTGCCCAGCCATGGGCAGCCAGGGCGCATTGCCCTGGCTGGGGTGCTGGGTTCCATACTCCAAATCCCTGACGCTGTGCTCTCCCCACAGGCAGTCCATGTCCTCGCTGAGCGGCCCTTTGCAAGTGGTGCCAGACATCGACGACCAAGTGGCTAACCCGGAAAACCCTCAAGAGGTaggttttcctccttccctttccatgGAACTGCTTTTCCGTGCCACTGTGCCAAGCCTGTGTGTAATGGCAAGAGATGGCAGCACCGTGTGGCCCCTGAGCTGtggtgagggtggtggggacctggctgtggctgctgctctaTGGGGCAGCTGAGTCCATCACCACCTTGTGCAGTGGAAGGAAAGGCTCTGGGACCAGGAGTCACATCCATGCTGGCTGGCAGTGAGCTCGCTGGCACCAGAGCTGGTTGAGGGGCAGTTTGCTCCTCTCCAAGCAGCACTCACTCCCTCACACACAGCTGAGAGCTCACACGTGCCgggagagctgggaagaggcagcagggTTGGCTCAGGCTCCCTGGTGGGTTCTGAGATGGGAGCAGGAAAACATCCTGTTTTCCTGCCAGCGTGTTTGCTGTTGGAAGTGGCAGCTGGTGACCTCACTGCCTGGGGACAGCCTCGTAGGAGCTTTTGCCTGTGATGCTGCAGTGTTGCCATCAGAAATCCCTCCGCTGGGCTCGGGGGGGTGCGAGCACTGGGgtcaggcagctgcagcctctGGATATCTGGCAGGGTTGGGATGAGCTGTGTCAGTGCCACTGAGGTTTCCAGCCCTCTGTTCCCGGTGGCACTAATGACTGTGTGTGAGGCAGCAGGTCCAGTTCCTGCATCAAGACTCCAGTTATCCCGAGGTAGCTCAGGACCATCGGAGGGGAGCTGGGGGCCTGTTGCTGTGGCTCTGACAGAGGCTCTCTGGCAGGTGAAGGTGACGGAGGAGTGCTCGCAATATGAGTTTGAGAACTACatgaggcagcagctgctcttggCTGAGGAGAAGAACACGTTGCATGAGGCCAAGAGCTTCCTACAGAAGCGGCAGTTTGGGAACATCCCCCCAGTGCGACGCCTGGGCCACGATGCTCAGCCCATGAACCCTTTGGACGCAGCGATCCTGGCCCAGAGGTACCTTCGGAAGTAGCTTCCTACACGTCCGAGAGCACAAGCACCATCCTGCAGTCTGCCTTTCACGTCGCCTACTACAGCTCAACAGCAATACCCGTGTCCCGTGATGGAGAATAATGTAGCAATTCTGAGCTCTGTTCAGGGACACACACTCACTCTGGAGGGAGAAGACTTTTGGGAAAAGCTAGTTTTGGAAGCAGCAACCTCTTGGCATCTTCTGGAATCTGTTTTCTAAATCGAAGCCTAGATGACTAATCTGCTTTTAATCATGACTGTAATCTACCTCTCTTGTCTTTTTAACCATGCTGTTCTCTGGATCGAGCAAAGCctgtgggaaaggagaagacTACCAAGGGTGAAGCTGGTTTGCTGGCACAAGTGGTGGCTGCGCAGCACGGAGAAGTCGGCTCGTTGCGTTCGCTCCATATGGTTTGAATAAGCTTAGATTTACCGGGGTTTCTCAAGAGGAAGAATTCCTCGAAACCTCCCACTCCCCTTCATCTGCATCAACTCTTTCTCCTGTCCCCAACGTGCCACCTGGTTGGGCTGTGTTGTCCGACCCTGGGTGGCTGCAGCACGCCAAGGCCTTCGCGTTCCCTGGTGCCACCGGGGCTGCCTCGGGCAGGAGGCAAAGAGCTGCAAAGATGGGCTCTTGGCCTCAGTTCAAGGGTTTTCCAGGACTTGGCCTGCCCAGGCCTCTGACCTCTTTCCCACCTTTCCCTGATTCTTTAGTTTCATAAGGATTATATgatttaatcttatttttcagtagctTACCTAAGGTGCAGTTAAAATTGCATTAATTCTGAGTTAGCGTTTTCACACTTCAGTTGTGGTACAGATATAATATATGAGTTATAATGTGAAAAAGCTTCCCAAAATAATCTGCCTAGAATTAGGAAGGGGCTGGCTGAAGTCTCTGCTGTATTTGTTCCCCAGCTTATCTTGCCATCCCAGCCTCACCACGCAAACCCCGTGGCGCTGAGGCAGGAGAAGGATGTCCCGGTTTGTCACCGAATGCCACTGGAAGAGCGTTTGCCTGTGCTGAGAACAGGAACGATCGTTTCTGAGCCTCATTTTGTGAACTGGATGCCTGTCTTGCCAGACAAACTGTTCTCACACAGAGGTCCTCACAGTGCCCCAGCCAGGGCTCCTTGCTCAAGGCAGCGCTTCCCTGGCTGCCTCcatcccctgctcctgcctgctcccagctccagcatcGCCCTCAGCACCAGGATCTGGgtgagcagggaggggaaaagctgctgtgtggggctgacccTGCTCTTTGGGGCTAAGCTTTACCAGGGCGGGCAGGGAGCGAGTAGCAGATCTATATTTGTAGCGTGTTGTTGCCTTCTCTTGCCCCGGGCTGGGGACGGGGACTGTGTCTAGCCTGGGCCAACCTCCAGGTGTCCTTGTGGGGATAGAGGGGTTGACCTGAACCTCCTTGGCAGCATCGGGCATTACATCCTGCCTGCGCCTGGCTGGAGCCAGCCGGCAGCGGGCGGGCAGGCACTTGTGAACACTAACACAGACTAGAACAGTGGCACCAACCCCAGCCAGCTGAGCCAGTAGCCTCAAGTCTTAGCCTTATTTATTTGAATGGTGGGTCTGTCCCAGCACCCCCAATGGGTGCCCATCGCCCCCCCCcgtgccaccagcagcagcgcAGGGCCTCCCCCCGTGGGGTCCTGCTCTCTCCATCTGGTTTCTCCTCTCTTGCTCCCACCTCtcttgttaggtttttttttccccaaatttaaAGCAAtactcggggggggggggggctctgcAAGGCTGAATTGTACCCAGTGTCCCCGCGCACCGCTCGGCGCCCGTAGCTCGCACGTGTATTGAACTGGAagaggggaggcaggaggggctgggggggtggAGGGGCCGCTGCGGGAAGGAGCCTGTTGTAagagttcagaaaaaaagagaaaga
This window contains:
- the STK40 gene encoding serine/threonine-protein kinase 40 isoform X4, with the translated sequence MLLHTEYSLLSLLHNQEGVVHHHGLFQDRACEIIEDLEANRMVRKMKKRICLVLDCLCAHDFSDKTADLINLQHYVIKEKRLSERETVVIFYDVVRVVEALHKKNIVHRDLKLGNMVLNKRTHRITITNFCLGKHLVSEDDLLKDQRGSPAYISPDVLSGRPYRGKPSDMWALGVVLFTMLYGQFPFYDSIPQELFRKIKAAEYNIPEDGRVSENTVCLIRKLLVLDPQQRLTASEVLESLSSIIASWQSMSSLSGPLQVVPDIDDQVANPENPQEVKVTEECSQYEFENYMRQQLLLAEEKNTLHEAKSFLQKRQFGNIPPVRRLGHDAQPMNPLDAAILAQRYLRK
- the STK40 gene encoding serine/threonine-protein kinase 40 isoform X2, which gives rise to MLNYILTLEERGDKGIETQEERQGKMLLHTEYSLLSLLHNQEGVVHHHGLFQDRACEIIEDLEANRMVRKMKKRICLVLDCLCAHDFSDKTADLINLQHYVIKEKRLSERETVVIFYDVVRVVEALHKKNIVHRDLKLGNMVLNKRTHRITITNFCLGKHLVSEDDLLKDQRGSPAYISPDVLSGRPYRGKPSDMWALGVVLFTMLYGQFPFYDSIPQELFRKIKAAEYNIPEDGRVSENTVCLIRKLLVLDPQQRLTASEVLESLSSIIASWQSMSSLSGPLQVVPDIDDQVANPENPQEVKVTEECSQYEFENYMRQQLLLAEEKNTLHEAKSFLQKRQFGNIPPVRRLGHDAQPMNPLDAAILAQRYLRK
- the STK40 gene encoding serine/threonine-protein kinase 40 isoform X3, with the translated sequence MKRRASDRGAGETSTKAKALCTGISGNNAKRAGPFILGPRLGNSPVPSIVQCLARKDGTDDFYQLKILTLEERGDKGIETQEERQGKMLLHTEYSLLSLLHNQEGVVHHHGLFQKNIVHRDLKLGNMVLNKRTHRITITNFCLGKHLVSEDDLLKDQRGSPAYISPDVLSGRPYRGKPSDMWALGVVLFTMLYGQFPFYDSIPQELFRKIKAAEYNIPEDGRVSENTVCLIRKLLVLDPQQRLTASEVLESLSSIIASWQSMSSLSGPLQVVPDIDDQVANPENPQEVKVTEECSQYEFENYMRQQLLLAEEKNTLHEAKSFLQKRQFGNIPPVRRLGHDAQPMNPLDAAILAQRYLRK